From Fusobacterium sp., a single genomic window includes:
- a CDS encoding RepB family plasmid replication initiator protein, which produces MDKEQEFIKMDLNEFLSLKKNNSKTVYQLLLKNREKGKYEISCFHLFELLNIIPNKDNPTFIVGENFRKLNKVITEIEKDEDLKKIYKNLKINKTIDKDEEKLQFTWNI; this is translated from the coding sequence ATGGATAAAGAACAAGAGTTTATAAAAATGGATCTAAATGAGTTTTTAAGTTTAAAAAAAAATAATTCTAAAACAGTATATCAACTATTATTAAAAAATAGAGAAAAAGGAAAATATGAAATTAGCTGCTTCCACTTATTTGAGCTTTTAAATATAATACCCAATAAAGATAATCCTACTTTTATAGTAGGGGAAAACTTTAGAAAATTAAATAAAGTTATAACTGAAATAGAAAAAGATGAAGATTTAAAAAAGATCTATAAAAATTTAAAGATTAATAAAACAATAGATAAAGATGAAGAAAAGCTTCAATTTACATGGAATATATAA
- a CDS encoding phosphoadenosine phosphosulfate reductase family protein has product MIKKHIVSFSGGKDSTAMLLRMVEEKMNIDEIIFCDTTVEFPEIYNHIEEVEKYIKIPITKLKTQENFEYYLLNYEKKKGKAEGQLGYSFPDHKNRWCTSKFKKEVIKKYLKEKYPDEKIIEYHGIAYDEIERSKKNNEKNIQYPLIRWNMTEKECLQYCYEKGFTWKGLYEKFDRVSCWCCPLKNLKELKILYKTYPELWNRLKIWESKTYRKFRSDYTVEELEKKFKREDQQIRLPGL; this is encoded by the coding sequence ATGATAAAAAAACATATAGTATCTTTTTCAGGAGGAAAAGATAGTACAGCAATGTTATTAAGAATGGTAGAAGAAAAAATGAATATAGATGAAATTATTTTTTGTGATACTACAGTTGAGTTTCCAGAAATATATAATCATATAGAAGAAGTTGAAAAGTATATAAAAATACCTATTACAAAGCTAAAAACTCAAGAAAATTTTGAATATTATTTATTAAATTATGAGAAGAAAAAAGGGAAAGCTGAAGGACAGCTAGGGTATAGCTTTCCAGATCATAAGAATAGATGGTGTACCAGTAAATTTAAAAAGGAAGTAATAAAAAAATACTTAAAAGAAAAATATCCTGATGAAAAAATAATAGAGTACCATGGAATTGCTTATGATGAAATAGAGAGATCAAAAAAAAATAATGAAAAAAACATTCAATACCCTTTAATAAGATGGAATATGACTGAAAAAGAATGCCTTCAGTATTGTTATGAAAAAGGGTTTACCTGGAAAGGATTATATGAAAAATTTGATCGTGTTTCATGTTGGTGCTGTCCATTAAAAAATTTAAAAGAATTAAAAATCCTTTATAAAACATACCCAGAACTTTGGAATAGACTAAAAATATGGGAAAGTAAAACATATAGGAAATTCAGATCAGATTATACTGTAGAGGAACTTGAAAAAAAATTTAAAAGAGAAGATCAGCAAATAAGATTACCAGGACTATGA